The genome window TTTTATTTGTGACTACAAGCTGGGTTTGTTGGCTTTAGATCCAAAAACCGGGAAAGTAGAAACCATCTTGGGTTCAATGTATAGCGAAAGCTTTAAAGGTTTAAACGATCTGCACTTCGCATCTAACGGCGACCTATACTTTACCGATCAAGGTCAAACCGGAATTGCGGATCCAACAGGTAGAGTGTTCCGCTTGCGTGAGAATGGTCAGTTAGATAGACTTGCCATTAACGTTCCAAGTCCAAATGGCATCACCTTGAACACTCAAGAGAAGCATGTGTTTGTTGCTGCAACAAGATCTCAGCAGATTTGGAGAATGCCTTTGATGGCGGATGGTTCTGTATCCAAAACTGGTGTCGCTATTCAGTTGACTGGTGGTGTAGCTGGTCCTGATGGTATTGAGATGGATTCTGAAAATGGATTGTTAGTCTGTCATCTTGGTATTGGCATCTGGAGATTTGATAGCAATATGCTCCCAACGCATTTGATCTATTCTGACAATCCACATCATCATCATTTGGCCAATATGTGCTTTGGTGGTGAGGACGGAAGAGATCTCTACATTACTGAATCTCTCTCTGGCGACATTCTGAGAGCGCGTCTGCCAGTTGCTGGCAAAAAAATGTTTGGGCTCTCTTAAGTTGAAAGACTCCCTACCACTCTATAAAACCTTAGCGAATGTGCTGGCTGAGCACATTCGCGATGGTGAGTGGGCGGTAGGGTCTCATTTGCCTTCCGAGGCAGCCCTTTGTGAAAAATTTAAGGCAAGTAGACATACCTTAAGGCATGCCCTTCAAGTCTTAGAGGCTGATGGGTTAGTGTTGCGCCGTCAAGGCGCGCCAACTCAGGTGATCTCTAGGCAGAAAGTACGCCGATTTACTCAAAGCTTCAATTCTCCAATTGATATTTTGAGTTATCCAAGAAATACCTATCGAGAAAATATTGTTGAAGAATTTATTGAGCTAGACAAGCCTCTTAGTGAAATGATTGGGGGCGCCGTTGGCTCATCTTGGTATCACATTGGCGGCATTCGTAAGCAGCAAGATTCTGAGCAAATTATTGCCTGGACAGACATTTATATTCTTCCCCAGTTTGCGTCTTTAACATCCGATCCTGAGCATAGCCAGGTCATGGTATTTGAGCAAATTGAAAAAAAGTATGGCACCAGAATTGATCGAGCTGAGGTTGATGTGTATGCCATTAGCGCCTCTGCCAGTCTTGCCAAAAAGCTTCAATTAAAAGCGCGCGATCCATGTTTGGTTATTGTGCGACGTTATTTTGATGACCAAGACAAACTTTTTGAAATCACGTTTACCTATCACCCTGAAAATAAATACACTTATCAGATGGATTTTAAGAGTGGTTCGGGTAATTAAATTGCAAGAATGAATATGGAATATTTGTCAATTACTAAGGCCGAAGAATTTATCGCCAATACTCTTCAGGCTAATCGTGTTCCTTTGGCTGATGCCAAAATTGTTGCGCAATTGATGGTGAAGTCTGATTTAGTTGGTGCCGATGGTCACGGGATTTTTAGGTTACCTGCTTACATCAAGAGAATTCGGGCGGGCGGCATCAACCTCAATCCCAATATTCATATTGAGCGCGAGCAGGGTGCAACCGCATTGATTAATGGGGATAACGCTTTAGGTCACCTAGTGATGAATAGGGCTGTTGAGCTTGCCATCGAAAAGGTCAAAAAACATAGTGTTTGTTGGGTGGGGAGTCATTATGGCAATCACTCTGGCGCCGCATCAGTCTATGTACGTAAGCTAGCTGAGCAAGGTTATATCGGCATCTATATGGCAGTAGGTAATGCAAATCATATGGCGCCATGGGGCGGCATTGATCTATTGTTATCTACCAATCCGATCGCCATAGCAGTTCCGGCGGGTGAACACCCAATGGTTTTGCTCGATATTGCAACTACAGTTGCAGCCTACGGTAAGGTGAAATTGGCCGCTCAAAAAGGCGAATCCATTCCGGATACTTGGATGATCGATAAAAATGGTCAACCGATTACCG of Polynucleobacter sp. AP-Nino-20-G2 contains these proteins:
- a CDS encoding SMP-30/gluconolactonase/LRE family protein — its product is MTMHNPFQPVEKIKAEVFMSMPDKFRKKTRTGWSDPNRQNSEVECFLEGPSFDREGNLWFLDIPFGRVFRITPKGDWDLVTQFDGWPNGLKFHKDGRAFICDYKLGLLALDPKTGKVETILGSMYSESFKGLNDLHFASNGDLYFTDQGQTGIADPTGRVFRLRENGQLDRLAINVPSPNGITLNTQEKHVFVAATRSQQIWRMPLMADGSVSKTGVAIQLTGGVAGPDGIEMDSENGLLVCHLGIGIWRFDSNMLPTHLIYSDNPHHHHLANMCFGGEDGRDLYITESLSGDILRARLPVAGKKMFGLS
- a CDS encoding GntR family transcriptional regulator, which produces MKDSLPLYKTLANVLAEHIRDGEWAVGSHLPSEAALCEKFKASRHTLRHALQVLEADGLVLRRQGAPTQVISRQKVRRFTQSFNSPIDILSYPRNTYRENIVEEFIELDKPLSEMIGGAVGSSWYHIGGIRKQQDSEQIIAWTDIYILPQFASLTSDPEHSQVMVFEQIEKKYGTRIDRAEVDVYAISASASLAKKLQLKARDPCLVIVRRYFDDQDKLFEITFTYHPENKYTYQMDFKSGSGN
- a CDS encoding Ldh family oxidoreductase; the protein is MEYLSITKAEEFIANTLQANRVPLADAKIVAQLMVKSDLVGADGHGIFRLPAYIKRIRAGGINLNPNIHIEREQGATALINGDNALGHLVMNRAVELAIEKVKKHSVCWVGSHYGNHSGAASVYVRKLAEQGYIGIYMAVGNANHMAPWGGIDLLLSTNPIAIAVPAGEHPMVLLDIATTVAAYGKVKLAAQKGESIPDTWMIDKNGQPITDPKKSHEGSLLPIGGYKGYGLAVMIGLLAGALNNAAVGKGTIDFNAHHDLITNTGQTIIAVDPSAFGDREQFVQRVIALVNDLKASSKLPGVNQIRVPGDGAAKLMAERLNQGIPISPELRDSLNQCAEECGIARLD